The following coding sequences are from one Nicotiana tabacum cultivar K326 chromosome 1, ASM71507v2, whole genome shotgun sequence window:
- the LOC107793911 gene encoding F-box protein PP2-A12-like — protein sequence MGSAFSFLISSTEPINPSLGDLPESCVASVLVYMDPLEICKLSKLNRAFRGASSADFVWESKLPLNYASIIQRVQNFPNNLCKRDIYARLCRPNSFDGGTKRVWLDKSTGRVCMSISSSGLAITGIDDRRYWSRIETDESRFKSVAYLQQIWWFEVDGEVDFPLPVGSYSIFFRLQLGRASRRFGRRICNSEHVHGWDKKPVRFQLSTSEGQQATTQCYLNEPGTWKYHHVGDFVVTGSVTPMKVKYSMTQIDCTHTKGGLCVDSVVICPVEFAERLKQRF from the exons ATGGGTTCTGCTTTTTCTTTCTTGATTTCATCAACTGAGCCAATTAATCCTAGTCTTGGTGATTTGCCAGAGAGTTGTGTGGCTTCAGTTCTTGTATATATGGACCCTCTTGAGATCTGTAAATTGTCTAAGCTTAACAGGGCTTTCAGGGGAGCTTCTTCTGCTGATTTTGTGTGGGAATCTAAGTTGCCCCTTAATTATGCCTCTATTATTCAAAGGGTCCAAAATTTTCCGAACAATTTGTGTAAAAGAGACATTTATGCTAGGCTTTGTCGACCCAATTCATTTGATGGTGGTACAAAG AGAGTTTGGTTAGATAAGAGTACTGGAAGAGTTTGTATGTCTATATCTTCAAGTGGCTTGGCGATAACGGGCATTGATGATCGGAGATATTGGAGTCGGATTGAAACTGATGAATCAAG ATTCAAGTCCGTTGCATATCTCCAACAAATCTGGTGGTTCGAAGTTGACGGAGAAGTTGACTTCCCACTCCCTGTTGGGTCCTATAGCATATTCTTTAGACTGCAATTAGGACGTGCCTCTCGGAGATTTGGACGTAGGATCTGCAACTCCGAGCACGTCCACGGGTGGGATAAAAAGCCCGTGCGCTTTCAGCTCTCAACATCAGAGGGTCAACAAGCTACAACCCAATGTTACTTGAATGAACCTGGAACGTGGAAGTACCACCATGTaggtgactttgttgttacaggTTCGGTTACACCCATGAAAGTTAAATATTCTATGACTCAGATCGATTGCACACACACTAAAGGTGGACTTTGTGTAGATTCTGTAGTGATATGTCCAGTAGAATTTGCAGAGAGGTTGAAGCAACGTTTTTGA